The Deltaproteobacteria bacterium genomic interval GAGGCAACAATCGCCGCAAAGACGGTAAAGCGTTTGCCGATCTCGGCCACCCCTGCGATCACCAGCGCGGAGATGGCGATTTTGAAGAAATATTCCATGCCGGACATATATTAAAATCGGCTGGTCCTGTCCACCAGCACTAAGCCTCTTCTCTTTTGTTTCCGGCAAGGCTCATGAATAAACATGATCCCCATCGGTTGACGAGGGAAAAAAGTGTGTGAGAGTATATAGCTTTGGAGGTGCCCCATGAAAAAACAGGAAACCCTTGCCATCACCGACAACCGGACCGGCAAAACCTACGAGATTCCAATCGTCGAAAACGCCGTTCGCGCGGTCGATCTGCGGCAGATCAAACAATCACCCGACGACTTCGGCCTTTTAAGCTACGATCCGGCCTACCTCAACACCGCCTCCTGCCAGAGCCGGATCACCTTTATCAACGGCGACAAGGGAATTCTCGAATACCGCGGCTATCCGATCGAGCAGTTGGCGGAAAAGAGCAACTACCTGGAAACGGCCTATCTCCTTACTTACGGCGAACTGCCCACGCAGACAGAGATGGAGAAGTGGCGGTCGCACATCACTCTCCATACGATGGTGCACGAAAACATCAAAAAATTCATGGACGGCTTCCACTACGATGCCCATCCCATGGGAATCCTCGTGGGGACGGTGGCCGCCCTTTCCACCTTTTATCCCGACGCAAAGTACATCGACGACGAGGCCTCGCGCGACCTCCAGACCTGGCGGCTGATCGGCAAGATCAGCACGCTGGCCGCCTATGCCTATCGGCACAGCGTGGGGCTCCCCTACGTGATGCCCGACAACGATCTGAACTACGCGGGGAATTTTTTGAGCATGCTGTTTAAAAAGGTGGAGGCGAAATACTCCCCGAACCCGGTTTTGGAAAAGGCGCTGGATCTTCTCTTTCTTCTCCATGCCGATCACGAGCAGAACTGTTCCACCTCGGCGGTCAGGAATATCGGATCTTCCCATGCCGATCCCTATTCGGCGGTGGCGGCGGGAGTGGCCGCCCTCTACGGCCCCCTGCACGGCGGGGCCAACGAGGAGGTCATCCGGATGCTGGAAAAAATCGGCTCTACGAAGAACGTTCCCGACTTCATCAAAAGCGTGAAAGAGGGGCATGGAAAGCTGATGGGGTTCGGCCACCGGGTCTATAAAAACTACGATCCCCGCGCCAAGATCATCAAAAAAATGGCCGACGCCGTTTTTGGAGTGACCGGGCGCAATCCCCTTCTGGACATCGCGCTGGAGCTGGAAAAAATCGCCCTCGATGACGACTATTTTGTCAGCCGGAAGCTCTACCCGAACGTCGATTTTTACTCGGGCCTCATCTATCAGTCGATGGGCTTCCCGGTGTCCATCTTTCCGGTTTTGTTCGCCATCGGGCGGATGTCGGGCTGGGTGGCCCAGTGGCGGGAGCTGATCACCGACAAGGAGCAAAAAATCGCCCGCCCGCGGCAGGTCTATCTCGGACACCGCGCAAGAAGCTACGTCCCGCCGTCGAAACGAACAACCTGATAAAGCCGACCCCCCCCAAGAACCTGATCCAGATCATATCAAGGGGGGCCCTTTTGTGAGAATCTGTTATGTGATAATGAAAATCACATGCAATATACCCAAGGTGGCGCTGATCGGCAATCCGAACGTCGGCAAGAGCGTGATTTTCAGCTTTTTGACCGGCCGCCACACGGCCGTCTCGAACTACCCTGGCACGACGGTCGAGGTGGCGCGGGGGTCGTTTAATTCAGGCGGCCGGGAGGCGATGCTGATCGACACCCCGGGGGTCAACTCGCTCACCCCGATGTCCGAAGACGAAGAGGTCACCCGAAACATCCTCATCAACGAAAAAAACGAAAAAATCGACGGCGTCATTCAGGTGGCTGACGCCAAAAATTTGCGGCGCGGCCTTCTGGTGAGCCTCCAGCTCGCCGAAATGGAAATCCCGTTTCTTCTGGATCTGAACATGGAGGACGAATCGGCCGCCTTGGGGATCGGCATCGACAAAAAGAAATTGTCGGAGCTTCTGGGGGTGGAGGTTGTCGGAACCGTTGCCGTCCAAAAAAAGGGGCTCAAAGATCTGCAAAAACCAATCGCTCCCCGCAGGCGGCAGGGCCCCTCCAATAATGCGTGGCGGGCACAGCGCCGGCCAGATGATCCGGATGGAACTCCAAGCAGACAGGGGAAGTATCCAATCTATTCGGCTGACATCGAGTCGGCAATCGGCGAGATCGCGCCCCTCCTCCCTCCTGCCACCATCTCCCGCCGGTCGATGGCGCTGATGCTCCTCTCCGGCGACATCAGTCTCATGGAACGGCTGGCTGAAAAACTTCCGCCCAATAAAGTGACGGCCATCGAACAGGCGCGGATCGCCCTTTCA includes:
- a CDS encoding citrate synthase; its protein translation is MKKQETLAITDNRTGKTYEIPIVENAVRAVDLRQIKQSPDDFGLLSYDPAYLNTASCQSRITFINGDKGILEYRGYPIEQLAEKSNYLETAYLLTYGELPTQTEMEKWRSHITLHTMVHENIKKFMDGFHYDAHPMGILVGTVAALSTFYPDAKYIDDEASRDLQTWRLIGKISTLAAYAYRHSVGLPYVMPDNDLNYAGNFLSMLFKKVEAKYSPNPVLEKALDLLFLLHADHEQNCSTSAVRNIGSSHADPYSAVAAGVAALYGPLHGGANEEVIRMLEKIGSTKNVPDFIKSVKEGHGKLMGFGHRVYKNYDPRAKIIKKMADAVFGVTGRNPLLDIALELEKIALDDDYFVSRKLYPNVDFYSGLIYQSMGFPVSIFPVLFAIGRMSGWVAQWRELITDKEQKIARPRQVYLGHRARSYVPPSKRTT